GTTGAACGGATAGATACAATAACTAAACTGCTGCCTGATTGGCAGTGCTCAAGAGTTGATCTAACTCAAGTCTGCTTGCTGTCTATACGCTCTACAACTTAGGCGTTGATCGTATATCTGGGGAAGGACATATCCAGGAAGTTTGGTGCCAGCCACATTCTCTAACTCCTATGGCTTCACGCATATTCTTATGAGGGTTGCGGGGCTCATTGTAGTTGGCCCGGATAGTACGCTTGCCTTCAGCGGCATAAATTTATCTAAAAGAAAGAGCTAATATCAGTAGTATTCTATGGTCAAGTGCCGGACTTATTTACCAATATGAGTTTGATAGGAGAAATAGGCTTTCAATTTTCTTATGCACTTCTTTATTATTGCTGTAAAATTAGCTTTAATAGCTGCTAAAGGTGAGAGTTTAAGTTAAACAAAAAGCGTTTTACTGAGTTGTATTTAATAAAAAAAGCGGTGCAGTAAAATACCGCACCGCTTTTGCTAGCCTCATGTAAACCTCATCAGAAGAGCTTATAAATTGAAAAAATTAAATATATCAGTTTAAAAAATTAAGCTCGTCTTTAACCTTTACTTCACATCTATATAGTCAAACTTGTTGCCAGCGTGCCAAAAGCCTGTGAGAGGGCTTTTGTGCTATAAGTATATGAACATAATTCTACAAGGCTGAGTAATTTTTACCCATTGTGTGTCTTCTTTATGCAACAGTTTGCATCTTTCTAAGTCTACTTACCTTCAAATACACCACTGCAACACTGCAAAATATGAAGCCCAGACAAGTATCTGACCCATGTAGGTAAGTTGAATTTATAACTAATTTAATATTTTACTGTATTTTAATAATCAATCGGTAAGTTCCTTTGATTACAACTATTTAAGGGCAGGTGTAAAAAACTAAAGAAGATTTTAAAATAGTCTGCAAACGAACCAGTATTTGCCTTTTATAGTTAGTGTTAAAATGTAAGTTGTGGTACCATAATATAACTGTATATTGCTGGTATATAATTTTTTTGTGATTATGCTGCGCTGATATGCGCATAATCCACTTTTTGCATCTGATGGTTGCCAAAACTACATTGTAAGGATTGCTGCCTCTTAGGCTGGCAGCAGCTTTCTGAGTTTCCCTTATTTGTAACATGAATTGTTACAAATTTAATTTGATGAAGCCCAAAGAGCAGATCAACTATATTTATGATCATTGCAGATTGGTTGACTTTCAGGTTGTACGTGAGCAATACCGTACCTTTGGTATTTGTCTGTACCATAATGGGCAAATATTCATTGAAGTGAGCTTTGATGGACTTCAGGGGGATAGAGTACGCCAGATAAAAGCCTACGAAAGTGTGAAAAAGCTGGCGCACTGGTACGAGCGTATAGATATTAAAGAAGTAATACCTCAAAAGATCTAAATACGAGCATCGGGTATCTGCTGGCTACTGGCCAGATGGCTGTTGGTATAGTGAGGGTCTTCTGTAACTTCCTGGCTAAACCACTCGGGTACTTCTAGTTGCTGGCTTGCTTCTACTGAGGCAAATTCTACCTCGGCCATCACCAGCCCACTGAGTTTGTCTTCAAAAACATCTAACTCAATGGTGTGCTGATCGTGCGGTATCTTAAAGCGTTTCTTTTTAATGCTCCTTGGCGCAGCGAGTGGCCATAGCGCATTAAACTGATCGGCCGTAAGTTCTATTTCTACTTCTTCTCTTTCTAAGAATCCCTGACCTTTAACAGTTAGGTAGTAATGTTCTCCTTTGCTACGGACCCGGATCTGCCGTCCGCTGGTATCCTCTGTCAGATAAGCCTGTTGTATAGGAATACCTTTGTACTGAGTAGTTACAAAATCAGGGAGTTCTCTTACTAAAAATTTGCGTTCAATCTCTTTTGCCATAAAAAATTAGTTGCCCGGCATAGGAAAACCCCGGGAAGTGCCTTCAATCTCTTTAGCGTAAAACACATCCAGAATTCTACCCGCCAGTATTAAAAAATAAGTGCTGGAACAGTGGTGGGTCATATACTGCTTGGAGAGCTTGTAATACGCGCTTATGTTGTGGTTGAGGTGATCGTAAATATCTTCTATTATCACCTGAACATTAACATTCCGTACCTCGGCTAACTCCTCAATTTTGTAGAAGTAGTCGTTGTCAATCAGATAGTTAGCTATTTCGGACTCACTAAGGTACATCGTAGTTAAAACTTAAGTGAATATTAACTTATCTACCGGAGGAAAGCCTAAACCGGCCTTTCCCTACATCTTTCTACTAGCCGTTTCTTTTACCAGCAAAATTGTACTTCAAGATAGTACATTCCATTCAATTATTCTTCTTTATAAAAAGTTTTACTGAAAAACAGAAAATTTTAGTAAGAAGCACCATACAACATACTTGTACAGATCAGGTGTAAAGCCAAAGAATAAACGGAATACTAAAAATTGCCAGAAAAGTCTCAAAGGTGAGTATGCCGGCCATTAGCTCGCTATCGCCTCCCATCTGCCGGGCAAGTATATAAGAAGATATAGCACCCGGCACAGACGCATATACCAATGCTACTTCACGGCTTACACCTTCCATCTGTACCAGGTAGAATAGTAGCATCAGCAGGCTGGGTAAAGCCAGTAATTTGCAGGACGAAGTAAGGCTGATTACTCCCAATGAGTGTTGAAGCGCTTTAAAGTTGAGTCCGGCACCTACCGAAAGTAGTCCAAGTGGTAAAGCTGCACGGCTAAATATGTTCATAAACTCTAGGCCACCTTCCGGCAGACCCAGAAAGTTGAGGACAATGCCTAGCAAACAAGCTACTATAAGAGGGTTGGTGATAAAAGTTCGGCTAAGTGATTTCCAGTCTCTACTGGACTGCGGAATATACAAAGTAAAAACTGCCACGCTCAGTACGTTTACCAAAGGTACTACTAGGGCTATGGCAATAGCCGTTAGCGCAAGTCCCTGTTCCTGGTACAAAGCTCCGGCTGCGGCCAGTCCTACATAAGTATTAGGCCTGATACTTCCCTGAAAAACCGAAGTAAAGCGAGCGGGCTTAATCCTGGCTATCCGCTGAACAATTATCAGTAGTAAAGAGACCAAAAGTGTGGCTAGCACTAACAAACCCGCCATAGGCAATATGCTTGTATCGCTGAGCCGGGCCTCTGCTATTTTGCTGATAAGCAAAGCAGGAAGTAGTACATAATAAGTGAGCCGGTCAGCTAAAGGCCAAAAGGCTTTGCCAGGAAAATTGTAGCGGTAAAATACCTGCCCTAAAATAACAACTCCAAAAATTGGCAGCAGTGCTTCCAGAAACTTAAGCATAGAACATTATACGATAATCAGGTGTAGCATTTCCGCTTACAAAGGTATCATGCCTGGGCAAATTATCTTATTATTGCTGTCATAGTTTAGCAAGCCTATGCCATACAATCTGCACCACAAAAAATTCAGGGCCATCACCAATACAGACAATGGCGAAGTTAGTAGTCAAACCCTATTTCATTATCATCAGGAAGATGATTTGGTATGGGCTGTTTATCAGGGCGGAGGTATACGTAAAGGTACCTTGGTAGGTCAGTGGCGAGAAGGTAATCTTCTGGAGTTTCGCTACCAGCATTTAAGTACAGACGGAACGTTTAAAAGTGGAGAGTGTATATCCAGACCCGAACTGAAAGTAGACGGTAAACTCAGGCTGCACGAAACATGGCAATGGACGAGCGGAGACAAAAGCAGAGGCACATCTGTAATAGAAGAAATTTAAAATGACTATGGCAAAAACAATTCAGATAAGCCAGATAGATGCCTTTACGAATCAGGCATTTGGGGGTAACCCCGCAGCAGTATGTATAACGGACAAGCCTCTGCCAGAAGAGCTGATGCAGAATATAGCGATGGAAATGAACCTGGCAGAAACCGCTTTTTTGGTAAAAAAAGATGAGGGCTATCATCTTCGGTGGTTTACGCCGGCTACCGAGGTAAAGCTGTGCGGACATGCTACTCTGGCCAGCGCCTTTGTGCTTTGGCAAAAGGGTTTATTGTCTGCCGAAGAAGACGCGCTTTTCTACACTTTGAGCGGTGAGCTTAGAGCCAGCAAAGAAGGTGAATACATTGTACTGGATTTTCCGGCTACTCCCGCCCAAGAAGTAGATAACCCTCAGCTCAGCCAGCTTACAGCCGCCAAGCCGATATTTGTAGGCAAAAACGAATACGATTACCTGCTGGTGTTTGAGAAGGAAAAAGATGTGCTTGAGTTTAAGCCCGACTTCAACCAGATGGGTACTATAGAGTGTAGAGGTATTATTGTAAGTGCACCCTCATCAGATGGTATGCTAGACATTGTTTCCCGTTTTTTTGCACCTGCTTGCGGTATTAATGAAGATCCGGTTACCGGTTCTGCGCATTGTACACTGGCGCCTTACTGGTCAGCGGTAATGAACAAGAACGGACTAAAGGCCTATCAGGCTTCTGCTCGTGGAGGACATCTGGAGCTTGTACTTCAGGGAGACAGAGTGAAGCTCAAAGGCCAGGCCGTAGCTATTATGGAAGCCAGCCTGCTGTTACCCTCTTAATTTTACGGTCTTGTCAGATAAGTTTTCGCTATATTTCTGGCTGGTTTGCTATGCAAATGCTTATTAGATTTATCGGTTTAAAACTAAATTTCGTCTATGTATATTCAGGGTGACGCTAAAAAAGAAATGACCTACGATGCCATTGTTATTGGCTCAGGAATTAGTGGTGGCTGGGCAGCCAAAGAGTTGTGTGAGCAGGGGCTGAAAACACTGGTATTAGAAAGAGGCCGACAGGTAGAGCATGTCAAGGATTATCCTACCACAAATAAATTTCCGTGGGAGATACCTCACCGAGGACGTTTTACACCAGAGTTTGCCAAGGAGAACCCGATTGTAGATCGTTGCTACGCTTTTGATGAGGCTACCGAGCACTTCTTCGTCAAAGATAAGGAGCATCCTTATGTGCAGGAGAAGCCCTTTGACTGGATTAGAGGTTATCAGGTAGGAGGAAAGTCACTCATATGGGCCAGACAAACACAGCGCTGGAGCGATTATGAGTTTGAGGCTCCGGCCCGCGATGGTTTTGCGGTAGACTGGCCTATCCGTTACAAAGATCTGGCACCCTGGTACGCTCATGTAGAAAAATTTGTTGGCATCAGTGGTAATCGGGATGGTATAGATAATCTACCAGATAGTGAGGTGCTACCTCCTTTTGAGCTTAATTGTGTGGAGAAGCATATACGAGACAGAGTTAAAGAACAGTATACTGACCGTCAGGTAATTATTGGGCGTTGTGCTCACCTTACCGAGCCGCAGGAGATACACCTGCAACAAGGTAGGGGCAAATGCCAGGCACGGCACCTGTGTTACAGAGGTTGTCCTTTTGGAGCCTATTTCAGCTCAAATTCTTCTACCATTCCCTGGGCCTCTAAAACCGGCAATCTAACTTTACGCCCAGACTCCGTAGTACACTCAATCATTTACGATGAAGCCAAGGGCAAAGCCGTAGGTGTTCGGGTAATTGATGCACACTCTAAAGAGATGATGGAGTACTACGCACGTATTGTATTTGTTAATGCGGCAGCGCTTAACTCTAATTTAATTCTACTTAACTCTACCTCTAATCGTTTCCCTAATGGGCTGGGTAATGATAATGAGCTGCTTGGCAAATATGTAGCCTTCCACAACTATCGCGGTAGTATGCTGGCAACCTACGAAGGGTTTGAGGATCAGTACTATCATGGTCGCCGTCCCACTACGGCATTTATACCTTCATTCAGAAATGTGCGCCAGCAGGAAACCGACTTTTTAAGAGGATATATGGTGGCGTTTAGTGCTTCTCGTATGGGCTGGAATCGTGGCATGCAGGAGGCAGCACGTTTTGGCGGAGCGTGGAAAGATGAACTTTCTCAACCAGGGATGTGGCAGGTGTATATGATGATGCAGGGAGAGACAGTGCCCCGTGAAGAAAATCACGTACGACTGAGCGAAGACCAGAAAGATCCATTTGGTATACCACAGCTGGTAACCTCTATCAGCTATGATGATAATGATGAAAAAGTGCTACAGGATTTTATGGAGCAGGGCACAGAAATGCTGGAGAAGTCTGGCTGTGCAAATATTCGTACTATGGACAGTGGTCAGGCTCCCGGACTGGATATACACGAAATGGGCGGGGTAAGAATGGGTAAAGATCCTAAAAGCTCTCTGCTTAACCAATGGAATCAGCTTCACGAATGTAAGAATGTCTTTGTTACAGATGGGGCCTGCATGACTTCAGTAGGTAATCAGAATCCTTCACTTACTTTTATGGCACTTACTGCCCGTGCTGCCAATCATGCAGTAGAAGAAATGAAAAAAGGCAACTTATAGCAGGAAAGGCTCTCTTCTTTGATGTTTGAGGGCCTTAAGTTGCTTTTTCTCGCAAAGAAACATAACTGATGCCAAGCTGTTACAAAAGTTGTAGCAGTTCTATTTTTTGCAGTAACAAGTTTCTTTATGGACTCATTTTTTAAACAGTATGCAGAGGCCGCTACCACTTCATTAGGCTTTTTCTGGATGGCTCTCTGGGCATTTGTATTAGGTTATGCGGTAAGCAGCATGATACAGGTTTTTGTAACTCAGGAGCGCATGAAGCGCACTATGGGCCGAGCCGATAGTAAGTCTGTACTTTTGGGTACTTTTTTCGGTTTTATCAGCAGCTCGTGTAGCTTTTCTGCTTTAGCTACTACCAAATCCCTATTTAAAAAAGGAGCAGGTTTTGTGCCTTCTATGGCTTTTCTGCTGGCCTCTACCAATTTGGTCATTGAGCTGGGCATTATCATTTCTATTTTCTTAAGCTGGCAGTTTGTGGTAGGCGAGTATGTAGGAGGTATACTTCTGATCTTAATCTCATGGCTGCTGATACGGCTTACCAAGCCAAGTAAACTTATTAAAAAGGCAAGAGAAAGGCTAGGGCAGGGGGATGAGCATCAGATGGAAGAAACTAACTGGAAGAAGCGTATCCGCAGTATCCAGGGCTGGCAGCAAGTGAGCATGAAGTATTTTATGGAGTGGAAAATGGTCTGGAAAGATGTAACTGTAGGCTTTACTCTCGCGGGCATTATTGCTTCCTTTGTACCTTCCAGCTTTTTTGAGACCCTTTTTATTGGAAGTGGGGGCAGCGAACAAGCAGGTAGCTTAAGTTTTTTAACATTGCTGGAACATGTAGTAGTTGGCCCTCTGGCCGCTTTCTGTACCTTTATCGGCTCTATGGGTAATATCCCTCTGGCCTCATTGCTGTATAGCAATGGCGTGAGTTTCGCGGGAGTCATGGCTTTTATTTTTAGTGATCTGGTGGTTTTTCCAGTACTAAGAATAAATGCCAAATACTATGGATGGAAAATGTCACTCTATATACTTTTTCTTCTCTTTACAGCCTTAATTGCTACCTCTCTGCTCATGCATTATGGCTTTCTGTGGTTAGACATACTTCCGCAATCGCAAGGCAAAAGTGCTGCTGATCAAGACCACTTTAAAATAGATTATACCTTCTTTTTAAATCTGGCATTTCTAATTATTTCTGGCATTTTCGCCTATCTCGCTTTTGGCAAAAAAAATAAAGCGGGACATCATCATCATGAAATGGCAGATAAAGGCGCAGTAGAAACGGTGCTTAAGTACCTGGCTATTATTTCATATGTATGGCTGGCAGGTGGACTCATCGTTAAGTTTTTTGTTTTATAAAGCTTTACTATAGGTTTATTTGATGTAGAACTTCACCTCAATATGGGTATAAGTTTACAGACACTACTCATTAAATAAAATACGTTTTGTATGCTTGTATTCTATGTAACAGGTTGTTAGTTAGTGGTTTGTGTTATTTTCTTAGGCTCTGGCACAATTATTCTCAGTTTCATATACCACTAACCAACGCAAATTTTTTGATATGAAACTGAATATAATCGCAATAGCCGCTTTGACCATTTTTTCATTCAAACTAAGTCCAAGCCAGGCACATACAATAGAGAATTCAACTACTTTACAAGCAGTTGCTAGTGACCGTAACGAAATAGAGTACGAGAACTTACCTAATGCGGTAAAGATATCTTTTGAAGGATCTGAATACAGCGATTGGAAAATAGGTCGTGCCTACGAGGTAGATACGGATGGTTTTGTCCTTTACGAGATTTCTATTTCCAATGGAAATGATGCAAGAATTATTACCTATGATGCTGATGGAAATAGAATGGGCTAAGAGGCTTACTGTTTTAACTTAATACACACAAATTATATCGCATACATACAAATAGAGGAGCTGAATATCTTCCTTTATTAATTCAACTCTTGTCGTGTCGCTGACGAGAAAAATGAAAACCTGCTTTCTATTTTTGAGGGCAGGTTTTTTTGTGTACAGTTGCCAATCGGCGATCAGCAAAATACTATTTATATTGAACCCGATGATAAGATAGCTCCCTATGGTTAAAAGCAGAGACTGGATTTTAGTAATTATCGTATTTTCACAGTTTGCATGCACCTCTTTATGGTTTGCCAGTAATGCGGTTATGCCTGGGCTTATACAAGAATTTAACTTTGCGCTTAGCGATTTAGGAAGTATTACCTCAGCAGTTCAGTTTGGTTTTATTGTGGGAACGCTTAGCTATGCTTTGCTTACTTTGGCAGATCGTTTTTCCCCTTCCAAAGTGTTTTTTTTAAGTGCAGTAGCCGCTGCTGCTTTTAACTTAGGACTTAGCTGGGGAGAGCATAGCGTAATGTCAGTACTAGGGCTGCGCTTTGCCTGTGGTTTTTTTCTGGCAGGCATTTATCCGGTAGGCATGAAAATAGCCTCCGACTATTTTGAAACAGGCTTAGGCAAAGCTTTAGGTTATTTGGTAGGAGCATTGGTGTTAGGCACAGCATTTCCTCATTTGCTCAATAGCCTGGAGCTAAATTTTTCATGGCGTTTTATATTCTTCATCACCTCCGCACTAGCCCTAAGTGGAGGCTTGCTTATATGGTTGCTGGTGCCTAATGGGCCTTATCGTAAGCTTAGCCAGAAGCTCAAATGGTCTGCATTATTTAGCGTATTCAAAAATCGTAAATTTCGTATGGCTTCCTGGGGCTATTTTGGGCATATGTGGGAGCTGTATGCCTTTTGGGCTTTTATTCCTGTATTGCTTCTGCATTACCAGCAATTGCAGCAACAGGCACTGCGTGTTTCAGTGATTTCTTTTTTTACAATTGCTATCGGAGGCCTGGCTTGTGTTATCAGTGGGTGGGCTTCCCAGAAATATGGTAGTAAAGTTGCTGCCAGTATAAGCCTTTTAGGTTCTGGTGTTTGTTGCTTACTTTCTCCTTTAGCATTTTATATGCCTCCCGCCCTTCTATTAATATTTCTTCTGATCTGGGGTATGCTGGTAGTAGCAGACTCCCCTCAGTTTTCTGCTTTGGTAGCTCGTCATGCTCCTGCCTCAAATAGAGGTACCGCATTAACTATTGTCAACAGTATTGGGTTTTCAATTACCATTATAAGCATTCAACTTCTGAGTTTGCTACTTCATCATCTTGAAATACACTTTCTTTTTTTAGTATTAGTTGCCGGACCACTAGTGGGGCTTGCAGCTATGCGCAGGTTTGGTAAAGAAGAGTTTTAAGTCTGCTAAAGCTAAACATATAAACTGCTTTAGGAGTATAAAATAGTGCAGAGCAATTCATCTGTAATTGTATATCATTCAAACTTTTACGATATGATAGATTGGAATGACGTGATAAAATATGCCAATCAGGGCAGCCCAGAACCTGACCGTAGAGTAGAAAAAACTGATGATGAGTGGCGTAAAGAACTAAGTCCGGAGCAGTTTAGAATTACCCGCCTTAAAGGTACAGAAGCAGCTTTTTCAGGCGAGTTATGCCATGCGCACGATCCGGGGCAATATGCCTGCATTTGTTGTGGCACTGTACTATTTGACTCTACACTAAAATTTGAATCCAGCTCTGGCTGGCCAAGCTTTACCGAGCCCGCAAAAGATAATGTTATCAAATATGAAAAAGATACATCTTATGGAATGGTAAGGGTAGAGGTTATGTGCAATGTCTGTGATGGACACTTAGGGCATGTATTTCCTGATGGCCCTCCACCCAGTGGTTTACGCTACTGTATCAATTCAGAATCTATAAAGCTATTGAAAGAAGCTGAATAGCATTAACTGTTAGCAGACAGGATAGTAAGTTTTGTAAAGCTAAAAGCAAACCAACAGATAGTATTTATACCTCTCTCGGTTTGCTTTTTATTTATAGATAGTCACCTGTTACATATTGTCTAGAAGGAATGCAGGGCAAGGTATTTCTTTATACTTCACCTTTGGCTTGCGTCTCTTCAGGTTGTGAATTTTGTAAGCCAGGGAAACCTCGTGTGCTCCTCCTGAGCTTGGGCCCAGAGATGATACACTGATATCGTAGCTATACCCAAACTCTATCTGCTGATATTTCATGCCCACCAGAAAAATTAAGGCATCCTGGCTAATAGTGCTCTCTTCAATATTTTCTTTTGCTGGCATTCCTCTGTACCAAAGGCCTACCATTACCGGATCGTAATGGAAGTTAACCCCCAAATCTAACTGCTCTATACTTCCCTGCTTCTTCAGGATGAATGAAGGGGCAATGCTTGGGATTTTATTCTTTCTGAAAGGACCATTGTATAACCTTATTCTGGCTCCCCCATGTATAGAGGCTTTCATGGCTAGTTTACTGTTATCGCCGATCATGGTGATGTTAGGCTCGTTCATATGATAAGCGGAGATACCTGCCCAAAAGGTTTTACTGTACAACAAAAGGCCGGAACCAAAGTCAAAGTAGTCACTGTCTTTTAATGAGAAAACCAAAGGGTCGTTAGAAGGAGCGGAACCATCTCCGTAGGCAAGCTGGTCTAGCAAAACTACTTTGTCCTTATCAATACCACGAGAACCATACGCAAAGTGTAAGCCTGGTGTTAACACCCAGTCGTTAGACAATTTAATTTTGTAAGAATACAGAAAACCTATGTTGGTAGTACCCATGGCTACCGCGCCTGCCTTATCTACAGATGCCATTACCCCAAAACCGCTACGTGCGTCGCTCATATTATAGTCGTAAGAGAAAGCGTACGTTACGTAGCCATTGGCAATATTTCTCCACTGGTTTCTGTAGTTAGCTACAAAACGGTGCTCTTTCGTAGTTCCTGTAAAAGCGGGGTTTAGGTAAAGAGGGGCGGCGAAAAACTGGCTGAATTGAGGATCCTGTGCCTGAGCAGGTAAGGTGCTGATTATCTTAAATAGCACTATCACCAATGCTACTTTTATATAGAAATAGTGAAGTAATCTTGTGTTTTTATCCTCTGGAAGCGCAATAGCTATGTTTCTGAGATTTCTTGTAGGTTCCATAATTCAGACAGTGATGTGTACTACTCTAATATCATTGTATAGTTCAAATATATATAAAAATTGTTAAATAACATAAAACTTACACATGAATTATTTATATAAAATATATAAAAAGTATAAAAAATAAAGTATTGCAAGCTTAACGCATTGATCTGAAAGAATTTCTTACAAATGATATCTTTTATTACCTGAAAACCAGAGAATGAGGGAAGGCTTACATGAGCCAAATTTTGCAGATAGCGATTAGTATCAAGCTAAAAATGCAATAGCAAGAACTTATTAGCTAACGAAATAGGAGTAAAAGCCTAGAATCACCAACTTGAACTTAGATAGTGTAATTAAAGTTACTTATGATTGCTAGATTTAAATAATCATTAATAATGAGTATAATTTATTAGTTAAGGAATATATGCGGGGATAAAGACTGATGGCTGATTCTTAAACTTTTTGGATAAAATTACATACTCACAAAAAAACCAGCCTGGAATCAGGCTGGCTTTCTATCAACTCAAACCAAGTGCATCATTCTCTGATGCACCGTTATTACCGAATTAGTGTTACGTCTCCGTATTCAGTTTTTCGTTCACCATTGATGAACTTCATATCAATCTTGTAGTAGTAAACATCGGCAGGACAAAGTTCTCCCTGGTAATATCCATCCCAGCCCGAGAATTTATCTTTTCCGCTGAAGATTACTTTACCCCAACGATTGTAGATGGTCATAGACATTTCAGTAATTCCATCTATTATCGGAATAAAGATATCATTACTCAGGTCACCGTATTGATACTGCCCACCGCTTGGTCCTCTGGGGTCTGGCGTAAAGGAGTTAGGTATTCTGGTTTTGCCTGCTTCTGGTTCCTTTACAGATACAACTCGCTCAATTAGTAGGGTATCTGAACAGCCCTGCTCACTAAAAGCGATTAGCATAATGTCGTACTCTCCGGCTTCTGTATAAATATGTGAAGGTTCAAATTCTGTAGAGACAGTACCGTCCCCAAAATGCCACTCATAAGCTGTAGCGCCTATACTCTGGTTGATAGTGGTAATAGGTCTGTCTGGCAGATATACTGTAGGAGGGCCTGCACTAAAGATAGCCTGAGGACTCTGGTAAACTTCTACCAGAAACTCTTTCATAATTAGTTTATGCTCTCCAAAGATATTAGTTGCCTCCAGTTTTACAGAATATTTACCTGGTTGGGTATAAGTGTGTACCGGATGTTCCGCGCTGGATGTACCCGTGCCATCGCCAAAATCCCACTGGAAAGTAGACGGATCTACATAGTTAGACTCATTGGTAAAGGTAACCGTCAGTGGTCCACAACCTGCGTGGAAGTCAGCTTCAAACTCTACAAAGGGTAAGTCAGGATCAATATCAATCACTACGTACTCTTCGTACTCCTGGCTACATCCGTTTTTAGAAACAGTAAGCGTTACATAGTACTGTCCGTGAGTTTCGTAAGTATGCTCACCCGGATCTTTTTCTGTACTGCTTGTACCATCACCAAAATCCCAGAAGTAATCCCAGTCTCCTTCGTTTGTCATGTTCTCTATGCTAATAGTAGAGTTAGGGAGATTCTGATGCGTAGGGGTCACGCTAAAATATGGCTTTAGCTCAGGGTGAACAACGATCTCAAAAATCTCTGGTTCTGCCTGGCAGCGGTCAGTACTTGCCTCATACACTACTTCGTACGTAAGCGTTTCAGTAGTCAGGTTTGGCAAAATATACGATACTGACTTGCTGCTTCTTTCTTCCAGTACTTCCTGAGTACCTTTGACTCTATAGTACCAGCGATGAGACTGAGCACCAAAAGAGTTATTGGTAAAATGAACTAGCAGTGGCCCGCACCCTTCTTCTTTATCATGCTCTACTCTAATCTCTGGAGTAGGGTATACATGCACGCTGTTAGTAGCTCTATCAGTACAGCCTATCTCATCATGTGTTGCAATAAGCGTTACCTGATAGGTCATATCTCTACTACTGGTGTAGTTTACAAAAGTATGCTCAATTACAGCAGAATCGGCAGCAGTAGTAACCACATCTTCAGTTCCATCTCCCCAAACCCAGGTGTAGGTCACACCTTCCAGTATATTCTCATTCTTAAACTGTAGCGTATGAGGGCTACAAGCCGCATTGTCGCCTACTACGCTAAACTCAGCCACTGCATGTCCTACTTTTACTACTGCTTCCTGATCTGT
This window of the Porifericola rhodea genome carries:
- a CDS encoding CYTH domain-containing protein; translation: MAKEIERKFLVRELPDFVTTQYKGIPIQQAYLTEDTSGRQIRVRSKGEHYYLTVKGQGFLEREEVEIELTADQFNALWPLAAPRSIKKKRFKIPHDQHTIELDVFEDKLSGLVMAEVEFASVEASQQLEVPEWFSQEVTEDPHYTNSHLASSQQIPDARI
- a CDS encoding AEC family transporter, which encodes MLKFLEALLPIFGVVILGQVFYRYNFPGKAFWPLADRLTYYVLLPALLISKIAEARLSDTSILPMAGLLVLATLLVSLLLIIVQRIARIKPARFTSVFQGSIRPNTYVGLAAAGALYQEQGLALTAIAIALVVPLVNVLSVAVFTLYIPQSSRDWKSLSRTFITNPLIVACLLGIVLNFLGLPEGGLEFMNIFSRAALPLGLLSVGAGLNFKALQHSLGVISLTSSCKLLALPSLLMLLFYLVQMEGVSREVALVYASVPGAISSYILARQMGGDSELMAGILTFETFLAIFSIPFILWLYT
- a CDS encoding n-acetylglutamate synthase: MPYNLHHKKFRAITNTDNGEVSSQTLFHYHQEDDLVWAVYQGGGIRKGTLVGQWREGNLLEFRYQHLSTDGTFKSGECISRPELKVDGKLRLHETWQWTSGDKSRGTSVIEEI
- a CDS encoding PhzF family phenazine biosynthesis protein; this encodes MAKTIQISQIDAFTNQAFGGNPAAVCITDKPLPEELMQNIAMEMNLAETAFLVKKDEGYHLRWFTPATEVKLCGHATLASAFVLWQKGLLSAEEDALFYTLSGELRASKEGEYIVLDFPATPAQEVDNPQLSQLTAAKPIFVGKNEYDYLLVFEKEKDVLEFKPDFNQMGTIECRGIIVSAPSSDGMLDIVSRFFAPACGINEDPVTGSAHCTLAPYWSAVMNKNGLKAYQASARGGHLELVLQGDRVKLKGQAVAIMEASLLLPS
- a CDS encoding GMC oxidoreductase, translating into MYIQGDAKKEMTYDAIVIGSGISGGWAAKELCEQGLKTLVLERGRQVEHVKDYPTTNKFPWEIPHRGRFTPEFAKENPIVDRCYAFDEATEHFFVKDKEHPYVQEKPFDWIRGYQVGGKSLIWARQTQRWSDYEFEAPARDGFAVDWPIRYKDLAPWYAHVEKFVGISGNRDGIDNLPDSEVLPPFELNCVEKHIRDRVKEQYTDRQVIIGRCAHLTEPQEIHLQQGRGKCQARHLCYRGCPFGAYFSSNSSTIPWASKTGNLTLRPDSVVHSIIYDEAKGKAVGVRVIDAHSKEMMEYYARIVFVNAAALNSNLILLNSTSNRFPNGLGNDNELLGKYVAFHNYRGSMLATYEGFEDQYYHGRRPTTAFIPSFRNVRQQETDFLRGYMVAFSASRMGWNRGMQEAARFGGAWKDELSQPGMWQVYMMMQGETVPREENHVRLSEDQKDPFGIPQLVTSISYDDNDEKVLQDFMEQGTEMLEKSGCANIRTMDSGQAPGLDIHEMGGVRMGKDPKSSLLNQWNQLHECKNVFVTDGACMTSVGNQNPSLTFMALTARAANHAVEEMKKGNL
- a CDS encoding permease, giving the protein MDSFFKQYAEAATTSLGFFWMALWAFVLGYAVSSMIQVFVTQERMKRTMGRADSKSVLLGTFFGFISSSCSFSALATTKSLFKKGAGFVPSMAFLLASTNLVIELGIIISIFLSWQFVVGEYVGGILLILISWLLIRLTKPSKLIKKARERLGQGDEHQMEETNWKKRIRSIQGWQQVSMKYFMEWKMVWKDVTVGFTLAGIIASFVPSSFFETLFIGSGGSEQAGSLSFLTLLEHVVVGPLAAFCTFIGSMGNIPLASLLYSNGVSFAGVMAFIFSDLVVFPVLRINAKYYGWKMSLYILFLLFTALIATSLLMHYGFLWLDILPQSQGKSAADQDHFKIDYTFFLNLAFLIISGIFAYLAFGKKNKAGHHHHEMADKGAVETVLKYLAIISYVWLAGGLIVKFFVL
- a CDS encoding MFS transporter, whose product is MVKSRDWILVIIVFSQFACTSLWFASNAVMPGLIQEFNFALSDLGSITSAVQFGFIVGTLSYALLTLADRFSPSKVFFLSAVAAAAFNLGLSWGEHSVMSVLGLRFACGFFLAGIYPVGMKIASDYFETGLGKALGYLVGALVLGTAFPHLLNSLELNFSWRFIFFITSALALSGGLLIWLLVPNGPYRKLSQKLKWSALFSVFKNRKFRMASWGYFGHMWELYAFWAFIPVLLLHYQQLQQQALRVSVISFFTIAIGGLACVISGWASQKYGSKVAASISLLGSGVCCLLSPLAFYMPPALLLIFLLIWGMLVVADSPQFSALVARHAPASNRGTALTIVNSIGFSITIISIQLLSLLLHHLEIHFLFLVLVAGPLVGLAAMRRFGKEEF